The sequence GCGGGTTGGTCTTATGCTTCTTGAACAGCGCCTGCTGTTCCTGAACCATAGCCTGACGCGACATCTGGTCGGTCTTGCCCTTGTACTTGGCCTGGAGCTTGCGCAGGTCCGGCTGCAATGCCTGCATCGCACGCTGGGACTTGATCTGCTTGACGAAGACTGGGATCAGCAAAGTACGGATCAGCAGCACGAGGAAGATGATCGACAAGGTCCAGGTAACACCCGAATCCGCGTTCATTCCAATCGTGGTGAACAGTTCGTGGAATGCCCACAGAACCCACGAGACTACGTATGTAAACGGAGTCAGTATCGTGTCTAGGAAGTTGTTCATCAGTGGTCGAGCTCCTTGCGGCCGCTATCCGCGGCGTCTTCATCGTCGGGAATCACAGGATGATTCAGAACTATGATCCTCGGCAGTTTGCCTTCTGGCCAAATCCTCGGTCCCTCGGGAACGTGGTCGACGCCTCCGTCGGACCACGGATTGCACCGCAGGATCCGCCAAGTGGTCAGTCCAGCGCCTTTAACAACGCCATGCTGAGTCACTGCTTCGAGCCCATAGGCAGAACAGCTAGGAAAGTATCGGCATACATCGCCATATAGGGGCGAGATGAGTTTGCGGTAAGCCTTCAGCAACCCGATAACGATATTGCGTGGGATATCAATGATGAACCACAGCAAACCAGTACGCGGGGCTAAGTCTTTACGCATCAGCGCGCCTCAATCTTGCGCAAAACAGCGGCTAACGCTGAATTGATCTGGGAGTTCAGTTCTTCCCAGGAGAGTTCGGCGGCACCTGGAAGCGCACGAACGACAAAATCGACATCGCCATCCACGCGCCGCAGCACCTGGGCGATCTCTCGCATTCGTCGTTTAGTGAGGTTCCTTTTAACGGCAATACCTACAGCCTTGGAAACAATGAATCCAAACCTGTCACCTTGGAACTCTTCGGTTTCGCGGTGTCGTGCATATAGCACGACGTTCCGGCGTCCGCTTCGGACGCCGGAACGTACAGTGGCTGTAAGGTCTTGCGCTAGGCGCAATCGCTGGTTCTTAGGCAACATGGCTTTTATGTAGCTCTTTAGTCGAGCTCGATGAAATTATGCTGCCAAGAGCTGGTTCGCAAATTTATGCGGACAGCTCGGCACGGTTCTTGCCACGGCGTGCCGACAGGATGGCACGGCCTGCACGGGTACGCATGCGAAGGCGGAAGCCATGCTTCTTCGAACGACGACGGTTGTTAGGCTGA comes from Glutamicibacter arilaitensis Re117 and encodes:
- the rnpA gene encoding ribonuclease P protein component encodes the protein MLPKNQRLRLAQDLTATVRSGVRSGRRNVVLYARHRETEEFQGDRFGFIVSKAVGIAVKRNLTKRRMREIAQVLRRVDGDVDFVVRALPGAAELSWEELNSQINSALAAVLRKIEAR
- the rpmH gene encoding 50S ribosomal protein L34, whose amino-acid sequence is MSKRTFQPNNRRRSKKHGFRLRMRTRAGRAILSARRGKNRAELSA
- the yidD gene encoding membrane protein insertion efficiency factor YidD encodes the protein MRKDLAPRTGLLWFIIDIPRNIVIGLLKAYRKLISPLYGDVCRYFPSCSAYGLEAVTQHGVVKGAGLTTWRILRCNPWSDGGVDHVPEGPRIWPEGKLPRIIVLNHPVIPDDEDAADSGRKELDH